One Aegilops tauschii subsp. strangulata cultivar AL8/78 chromosome 7, Aet v6.0, whole genome shotgun sequence genomic window carries:
- the LOC141026828 gene encoding uncharacterized protein: MDEFRNTTERLFVDADGNTKLEVLYTNKPYKVEEILSLYEEWLRADRYKFVGLDLEYTREDYFDRSRKVAVMQMAMRKHVLVYHLCKARKECSEGFPSEQWYNFR, encoded by the coding sequence ATGGACGAATTCAGGAACACAACTGAGCGTCTGTTTGTAGACGCCGACGGTAATACCAAGCTCGAGGTGTTGTACACCAACAAGCCCTACAAGGTGGAGGAGATTCTTTCTCTTTATGAGGAATGGCTGCGTGCGGACAGGTACAAGTTTGTTGGTCTTGATCTGGAGTACACACGAGAGGATTATTTTGATCGGAGCAGAAAAGTCGCCGTCATGCAAATGGCGATGCGCAAGCATGTTCTTGTCTATCACTTGTGCAAGGCCAGGAAGGAATGCTCTGAAGGATTTCCTTCGGAACAATGGTATAATTTTCGCTAG
- the LOC141026829 gene encoding uncharacterized protein: MTKIDRVLVSVDWGLEFPDCILQALSSGVSDHAPLLLSSGPLFHPKKRFRFEIYWTKLQGFDEAVRDAWVCSDTITDPFQRLDALFRNAAQALQAWGQRTTRNIKLLMAVATYVTCRFDRAQEDRILTDQEIWLQRTLKLALLGMASLQRTIEHQRSRMRWIREGDANTKLFQAFANGRRTKNFIPRVKVGDDMITDQSQIEAAFSSAYENLIGTDQARDFTLDLEFLGIQQMDLHELDVIFTEEEV, translated from the coding sequence ATGACTAAGATTGATCGCGTTCTTGTCTCTGTGGACTGGGGGCTGGAATTCCCCGACTGTATATTGCAAGCCCTGTCCTCCGGAGTTTCTGATCATGCACCTCTACTCCTTAGTTCCGGACCACTTTTTCACCCCAAGAAGAGGTTTAGATTTGAGATATACTGGACGAAGCTTCAAGGCTTTGACGAAGCAGTTCGCGATGCGTGGGTCTGTAGTGATACCATTACTGACCCCTTCCAAAGATTGGATGCGCTGTTCAGGAACGCGGCTCAGGCGTTGCAAGCTTGGGGCCAGAGAACCACCAGAAATATAAAGCTCCTCATGGCTGTGGCGACATACGTGACATGTAGATTCGACAGGGCGCAGGAGGACCGCATCCTCACCGATCAAGAGATCTGGCTACAGCGCACACTCAAACTGGCACTTCTGGGGATGGCCTCGCTTCAACGGACTATTGAGCACCAGCGATCGAGGATGAGGTGGATACGAGAGGGAGACGCGAACACAAAGTTGTTCCAAGCCTTTGCAAACGGCAGGAGGACGAAGAATTTCATTCCGCGTGTCAAAGTGGGAGACGACATGATCACCGATCAGTCCCAGATCGAAGCTGCGTTCTCCTCGGCTTATGAGAACCTGATTGGCACCGACCAGGCGAGGGACTTTACCCTTGACCTAGAGTTTTTGGGGATACAACAAATGGATCTGCACGAGCTAGACGTGATCTTCACTGAGGAGGAAGTGTGA